ATTTCAAAACAGGTTACTTTTTTTAAACTCCTTCTGTACCTCAAGTTGAGTTTCTCTCCTATGTCACTGACTCCCAGGATAACCTTTCACTTTCATTCTGACTCACACCTTTCTTATCTTGTATTTCCTTCTACTATGTGGTGAAAAATGATCTTGGTCTACATGGTATTCAATTTTGTACTACACAATGTAGAAAGATGATGTTCTGCTATGAACCATAAAGTGTGTGCAgcgttgttttcttccctgtatAGTTTAGGCCCCGGGTGTGATGGTACATCATGACACTTTCTGCGTTCTCCTAACCTCAGTGACATTTGTGTCTCAGATCAGTTTGTCTCACTTGAAAGAGAGCTAGGGGGAGAGGTGATAGTGCTGGGCGTAGACGTGATGGAGCTAGCACCACTGCTGCCGTCAGAGGTGGGGATGCTTTCTGACGCATTCTTGTTGCAGGGGTGGAGTGAAGAGGGCTGGCGAAAGTTGAGCCGGTCCTTCTCGGCCTCCAGATCTTCATCGTATCGCTCACGATCGTCGTCGTCGCTGTGGTGCGGCGAGGAGTGCCGAGACAGGGCTGGAGAGGGGGGTATTGAGGCTGGTCGAGGGTAGCTGAAGCCCTTTTTCTGTGGGAGAGGCAGAGCAGGCCAGATGCAGGCTTAAACGAGGAGTGGTGTTCATAGGACATACATAAAACACACCATACTATTCTGCACTATACATCATCCTGTGTCATTTTGTGTTGTTTTGCACTGTtcatattgttttgcattgttttgtATCTTGTTTTGCGCTATCCATGTTGTTTTGTcctgtctgtattgttttgtaTTGTTTTGGACTATCCATATTGTTGTGTATCGTTTTGCACTGTCCATATTGTTTTGTcctgtctgtattgttttggACTATCCATATTGTTGTGTATCGTTTTGCACTGTCCATATTGTTTTGTcctgtctgtattgttttgcaCCCTCCATTTTACATTGTATTgtgttgtttattgttttgcaccTCCTGTacacctccctggggaggtgtttcaggcatgtccaactgagaggaggccccggggcagaCGCAGGTCATGCCGAGAGATTATATTTCTCGGCTAGCCTGAGAACACCTCGGTATTCCGCCGGTGGAGatagaggaggtggctggtgagagtgAAGTTTGGGCATCCCCACTTAGAGTACTACCCCCACAACCTGACCATTTTTTGTATAGTTTTGCAATGTCCTTATTGCTTTGCACTGCTCTTATCGCTTCACATTGTCTTTAGTCTCTTTGTAACTGTGTGTGGCTGAATGAGCAAGCATTCCAAAGCACTGGCTGAATATGGCCAATAAAGACCTTGAATTCTGAACTTAGAGGTCAGAGGCACAGGGGCACTTACAGAACCGGGGTCCTGAGGCTCATAGCAGTAAGTGTCCGGGAAAGCCTTTGTTAGGGCCGTATAACGAGCCGAGATGTAGTACTGAGAAAGAAACAGTGCTGTTAAAGTACAGGATTAAAATATAGAATCACTGCACATTCCTTCAATCTCCCAGCCTTTCCATCGTTTCCACCCTGTCCATCCTGCCCTCTCTCACCCGACCAAGATAGCGCCAGTCCAGAAGGTCACTGAGCCTCTCGGTGCGGTTTCTCTGGATGATCCGCTGGCGACGGCTCTGCTGACAGAACTGCAACAGGAAGGAGGTCAGCTGATTACAGGACTCATCCACGCTGCGGTACCGCCGGTCGAGGATGTAAACACCTGAGGACCAGAGAAGGAGAACCAGAGACGGCATGGAGAAGAAATTTAAAAATCCAAGCAGAAGCTCGACAAATGCATGCATTTATACGGCGGGGCAAAAGCGAAGAGAGACTAACCATAGGCAGAGGGGTCGGCAATGTGCTCCTCCATGAAACAGCCGAAGCCGGAGAGATTGGTGGAGATGGAGGGAATCCCCATTACAGTGCACTCCGCTGAGGACAAGAAATGGCAGGCACCCTGAGCTGGAACCAGCTCTTATTCCATTTGCATTATGCAGTTTAGCATTGCTTTATCGTCTTGGCTTCAGCACAGGAAATAGCAACACTTGCGGCATCAGAAAGCATATGTGAAATGAAACTAACCCAAGAGAAAAGGGAACATGGAAGTGGGAGAATCATGCCATCATAGAAAGGTGTGGCCCAAACAGGCTGCGATCATTTCTCTGCTTTCAGCTGCTTAAAATGGTGATTAGGCAGTCACCTAGCATATCAAAGGCTAAACCAGCTACTAACTAAAAGTTCACTTGGAAACCAGCAACACTGTGGTCCTGGAGGGAGTGTAGAGACGTGGGCACACAGGCAAACCAAGAAACACCAGGGGATGGCACTCACGGGAGGGTAACACATACCAGGGGTGTATCCCCAGGGTTCATAGTAAGAAGGGAAGACTCCAAGATGGCAGCCTCGTACAAACTCCTCATAATCCATGGGCAGGAGAGGGGAAGTGGAAGACAGGAACTCTGGATGGAAAATTACCTAAAAGCGAAGCAGGGTCAGTGATAAAGCAGGATTTTTCCCCCCTGTGGATTAATTTAATAAAGATGCTGGTATTGTTTGTTAGCCAGAATCGCATGTTTTTTTGAGTGATAATATTCCTCCTGGTTCCCGCAGCCAAAGACACAGGAGTCCCCACAGAGAAGCCACTGCGAAGGCGTGTAGATGAGCCCCATGCCTTGTACCTTCACTCTGTCCGCAGAGCTGTTGAAAAGGCCGATCCTGCGAAGGGAGTTGAGGATGGGATCGCTGCCATCGTCCAGCATGTTGTGGGTGCAGATGGGTGGCTGGCATTGCCTCTGGGTGCTGAAGATGGCCCTCTTCATCATCGTGAAATCCTCCTTGTCCAACATCTTCGACACATCCGGTAACTGACCTctgattgggggtggggggagaggtcTGTCAAATTTTTAATGTGCTCTTTTCTTGAATAATTCAATGATTTTCAGATTCCCATAGGGGGAGACATTTAccacaataaattaaaaaaataacctcTAAGTAACATTGAGACCAAATGAATATTACTGAAAGAAGTGCTACTACCTACTGCAGCCCAGTCAATGTGAAGGACAGCCTGCACCAATCATTCAGGTCTTACTCACGACGCAATGGAGgcggaaataataataaagccaAAAAACAATTAGCAAGGTTAGTACTCACACTAGGAGTGATTCATACAACTTCTTTCCAAACTTCTCTTTCACGGTTTGAGCAGTATCCCTGTAAACAGTTTCGTAAAAGCACAAAACGTAACCTGCAATATGTCAAAAATGACTGATCACAAACTAGCTATGCTGCCCTCTACTGGTGAGTAtgcagtgttaaaaaaaaaaaaaaaaaccataaacGAAAAGACAAACCCGACCCAATTATGAGACACGTTAACATGCGGGATGACATTAACCCTTCACACCCAGGATATTCATCTGCTGTAAGGAGTATGCGACAGCATGCATTTGCTACAATGATAAATGAAAACGCACAAATGACGTCAGAGACTGACACCAGAGAGTGCCGACGGCAGCTTTACCACAGCTGTTTCCGGACAGCCTGCCCCTTCAGAGACTCCACGTTGAAGTTGTTGGTCCTGGCGGGCATGATGAAGAAGGCGATCACTGTCACGTCACTGTTTTTCACCTGAGGCAGcgacagttaaaaaaaaaaaaaaagtatcaaGATCGCTGAGCTCTGCAGGGATATCAGCATTAAAGCAGCAGGCAGCAAAATCACATGTTCATTTCACAGGGTGCGACACTGTGCATGCCAATTAAAATGGCAACATGTTCAGTAGAGGCAGCACTAGGATCTGACCACCTTACGACATCCGTGGCTTGGCCCAGAGACTGGGTGTCCTTCACAAGAAACTTTCCATACCGAACGATCTTGTAAAAAAATACGGGACAGGTAGCTACTCTGCCTAGCCTGATGTTCAGTATATTAATTACGCCCACTTGTAACAGGATGGCAGAAACGCTTAGCATAACATGGCAATGTGTTATTGCCAGGCTGCTGTATTGAACACAATTATACAGTATTATGTCATATATGTTATGTACATTTGTAGGTGCTGTATCTTGCAGTAAGACCCATGACATGCACAGACGCCGTCAATGAGGAAACGGGATAACATGCGTGAAATGACACACGTACGTATCGACGGCATACGCACCCGAAGGAGATAGTTCAGCCGAGCAAGTGCCTCCAGGAAGATATCGGCTCCTTTATTACAGAACTCATACCTCCCAGCGATGAAGAGGAACACAGACTTGTCAAGGTTAAAATCCAGCTGCCTGTGAATGGACACACGCAACGCAATTACAATTACAGCGTCACAAAACACGCAAACATGCATTCATATCTTTTTGTTGGTTATGTGATGAAAGGTGATGTTGAATCACACAACAGGGTTTTCTTCCGGCAAGCCAGATGCCTTATACATACATTTCAGGGTTCTTTCTATACAGAGTAATAGAAGCAAATCAGAAATACATGAAAAAAAGAAGGTACTGTTCATTGACAGGGTGCTTATTAGCAGCGCATGTGAGGGTGTCACGCGCAGCCATGTACGCATCTGATGCTAATAGCAGCTGACCCATAGAAGTGCCCGCGGACGAACTCCTGAATGCGGGCCTTGCTGTGGGCGTGCAGATTCTGAAACTCATGTGTGGCGGAGAACTTCTTCACGTTCAGCCCATTGGGGGTAACAACATCTGAGAGGAACAAGAAGAGGGTGAATGGGCGCATAAGCGGCATGCACCTGCACGCAAAAACCACACACGCACTAGGGGTTTAACGAGACAGTCTACTCACAATGTGGTCCGACAGACGATTTAGGGCTCACGGTTCACTCACAATATATTCAACAgaataaatatgaaaacataCTAAGATCTCATCGTTCTTTATTCCTTCTTagccatgtatatttacaaaatgttttcaaaccatttctttttttcttgcaGTGTTTTCCTTATTCTGCAGACTGTAgtgcaaaatgcaaaaataaaatatgaaaatctcgtaaaaatgttttttttttaagatcccTACCTTCTTGAAGCAAAAAGCAAAGACTCatagcaaataaaaatatctCAAAGCAAAGTTAAGATTACACCTATTGCACCCTCTTGCATTAACATTAATAAATGATTTTGTGTGTCAGTGCATTGTTACCTATATGTACACCTACATTTACACCACTGACCCTGATACTGAGAGTTTCCTTTAACTGCACTGGACTCTGTCTTATAAGAGCAAAATTCCAGCTTTTCAAGAATTATCCATCTGGCAAAAACCATCAATTACTTTCTGCAAAGCCTTTATACAACGCTTTCATTCCATTAAGCGGATCCTTCTGCATTATAATTTTTCCTTGTCTGGTTTGAACATTCAcaatttattacatttaaaattaTGACTtagtgttaaaaaaataaacctttttAATCCCCCtctgagcattttattttttcacaTTAATTCAGTGCTAATATTAAGATAAGCTGGTGTAATATAACGGACCATTTCTAATGTTTACTATTATTATACAACTTATGTAATAGCTGTATTGATTAATGCAAGCATTATGTTAAGCATTTGTTTATTtctattatgacttattacctGGCTTCCGTTTGAGCAGGTGCTCCGCCTCGATGGCAGTGATCTGAGACACCGTGGTGAAGATGTGAGCGCAGTGCGCCGCTGCCCTCTCCAGGCAGTACCTGTGATATATCTGCCTATCGCCTGCCTCCTTATCCACATTGAACTGAAACAAACGGGGAATGATGCCTTACACCAGTAACCATGTGGGTAATGCATAACAGTGCTCACAGAAGCGGCCAGATATAAATCAGACCCTTTACCGTCTCACCCCTCATCGATCCGCTACTTCCGATTAATTCcacaaataataatataacAGAGCTGTAATACTGTGCAAATGTTTTCggcagccaaaggaaattaTGTTTCGACAGAATTtaggttggtgtaaaactatgattctCTGTCTATATAAGCATGTTAGCTTAGCCATTACAAAACCCACTCCTAAAATCACCCCAATACTTGATGTTACCGTGAAATTGTCTGTCTTACAAACTCCTGTTTGCCTCATCACAACCTGATGAAGTATAATTcagttaattaagtgagctggtgatgaaatgtaacaaatgcGTGGAATGGCTGGAGTGTCTCTGAGGAGAGGTTAGGGAACCAGAGCTGTGTAACTATTTTTATTACTGTTTATTTGTACTGttaaacagtgttttttttcccctgaccaaatatgcacttactgcctatataaatagctttaaaaaaatcttGGCTAGCCTTTGGTGAACTTTTGCATAGAACTGCATACATTGTACATGTACGACAGACATGGGCACTCACGTTACTGAGGTTGTTGTAGAAATCTACATTGGCTGCACACAGGTAGCGGCCAAGCAGAGTGGCATGGGTGGTGAAGATGGTGGCCACCGGCAGCTGCCTTTGTCGACATAAGACCAGGCCGAGGCCCGCTAGCCACTCATGGAAGTGAGCCAGGATGTGGGGGGGTTTGTCGCACTGGGCTGCAAACTGGTGCAGAGCAAGAGACGGAGCTTTGGAGAAACAAAACTAAAGCCTTTGCCAGAGTAGGTGAGGTCATCTGCAACAAGCTCACAGCACGTTAAAATGAAGAAACATCTACAGATATTGCTGCtaatttttttaatgcaatAAGTCCGAGAACAGCACATGAGAAGGCCTAAAATGAACCTCTGGGCGAAGGTGACTGACCTCCCCAAGGAACCACGCGGTCAGGAAGCCGAAGAGTACTGCGTCATTGGCCTCGCGGTCAAACCAGGGCATGCCGATTCCACAGCTGTCCCACAGCTCGCTCTTCCAGCGGTCCAAGGACCAGGCCGTGAAGCCCACATCAATGAGCACAACGTAGGGGCTCCCTTCAATTAGCCAGCGGCCAAAGTGCACCTGCAAGGGACAAATGGGCACAGGGGGCGTGCAGACGGCACACGTCAGGGCATGCAACTTACACCAAAGGTCCCCAAAggatcttttttattattattattattattactgatgtactgtatgtatggaATCAATGTTCGCTGCACAACTGTAGGCCACACCCTGAGAGCagcttataataaaaaaaattctgcctGTAAATAGTGtggtaaggaaaaaaaaaacctcacagATGAGGAACAGAAAATGCAGTGCAAGAATTGGAACTATGAGCAAGAGCTGAGATGGGCGAGAGAACTGACAGAAAGGAAggcaaaatataaaaacatgGGTTTCATCTCAGCATTTTTCTACTGTAGTAAGTTTACGGAAGTCTGAGTTATTAGATGAAAGCAAGACTTCTGCAAATGAGTCTCCATTCGGAGAACCCAGCACGATTTGGCGCAATCTTTGCTCTGACTACATAAGGTCAAGGTGGCCCATACTCACTACGTGAGACCAACCATTCCAGTCAGTATCATCATTATTTTGCTGTTGGTCAATCAAAAAAGTCGGGACCGTTTCTCAAAAATTAAGTTTTAAGGAAGATGTAGGTTTCTTTTGAATCCAGTGGTATTTTGGCACGTACTATCCAAGAACGTGCCAAGGTTTCATGTTCTCTGAAAAAATGCAGCTCATTGGAAGCACTGATGTAGCAAATAATGGTGTGTGTCTTACTTCTGTGCTTGTAAGCATGAGAAAGCGGTAGAAAACTTTCCACCACTGACCATCAAATGCAATTACTAGTTTGACAAATGCACCACAATGACTGGGGagggacaaaaaaataatgcactAGTCTCTGCAATTCAGAGTCATACTCATGCACAGGCGTGTGGTGACTGCACTGTGGTTTTATGGCCGCAGGAGCATTTGTGTTGGAACGATCCTTCAGCTACACCTCAAACATGAAGATCTcagaagagcaaaaaaaaaactggccaaCTCATTTTTCAACAACTTAATCTGGTATCCACACTGCTGTGATAACGAACACATGTTATATTCACGAATGCATgctaaaataaaacattaaaatgtatatttgaacTATTAAGGCAAAGAGTCTTTGGTAGCATGGTCAGGTTGTTTCGTCAGCCTGCATGGCACCAGGGAAGATGTAAAGTGTTGATAAGATGTAATGTAGataaaagagaaaataaaaagtCCAGAAGATTGTGAAACATTCTAATAGTGATGTACAGAAGGAGAGAATAAAGCATAAATATAAAGACGAACCATTCGGCGTAACTCAAAGCCAAAATGTAACCATTCGGCGTAACTCAAAGCCATATTAGCTCAGTAAGACAGACGTCATAGACCAAATCCAGACTGCTGCGTGTACCTTACACCCAGCAGAGTTCATATTGTCTATAGTCCTCTTCACGACATGGCTGGGAGGTTCAATGAGCTCCACCTGAGTTCGGACATTGCTCTCCATGTAGGGCCCAACAAGGAAGTAATTCTCACCCCACTCCTCTGCGGTAAGGCGGGCCTTGGTCTGGATCACAGTATAAATTCCCCCAACTTTGAGGCGACAAAGGAAGCAGAAACAGTTGAGAGAGAGAAACACAAGTATGAAGGccttaaaataaatacataaatgcttcatggggggaaaaaaacaaagggACCTTTATTTGCCACCTCCCAAGCAATTTCAAACAGGACGGCATCCTCCAGGTCAAGCTCCTCAGTCCAGTCATCCAGGCCAGAGAGGGACGTGACAGAGATGCTGCGAGATAAAGGCATCCTGCCAGAGAGGGAAAACGACATCAGCACGGTCCAGGGCGAATCCACACACAAGGAAGCAGCGGCGTAgctctgctcaccactgaaaacATGCCAGAATAACCAGAACACGGCACcgctgatgtcacacatgcttccTACCTGCCACAATTGCAAGGAAGTTTAATAGAGACAAAAAAGGTCTGTCTGGAGTATAAGCAAAAGCGTTTCATCATTGTGTGGAATGACAGTCATGGGAATAAAGATGCTTATCAAACCACATCAACAGGATAAATACAACCGAACATTAGACTAAAATGACGACATATAAAGACAAAGAAATTCATCTTAAGATTTCCAAGAGCTCCTGTCCTTTAAAAGTTATAAATACTGTATTGTAAATTGTAATGTAAATGTTTAACTAGACACTAACAATAATCTCTCATATGCATTTACAAATTTGCTTTGTTTATGAAGAAGAAATGAAGCTGTCCCTTGACATATTCACACACAAACAAGTGGCCCAGTAGTGCCTGTATCCATTTATATAACctaaaacagtgtttctcaacccggtcctcagggacaccCAAATGGTCATCagttttgctccctcacagttGCCTGCGAGACacaagctgagagggagcaaaaacttggatTGTCTGGGGGTAGCCCAAGGACCAGGCCGAGAAACACTATTTTAGGTTATACAAATTCATACAGGACAACTTCCCTCTGAGCTCAGTTTCTGTtcctctttcttttcttttttttgtatatttatttgtgtgtttCTTGCTTTCTTGAGTCACATTTCACTGGCACATGGTCAGCATTTTGACCCGTTGGGGTATGGTGTGACTACAAGATGGCCGGTTATGAGGAACCCGCCATCTTGtccatcacacatgcacagttgtgcgcacacacacacacatacacacatacagacacacacacacagacacacacacatacgctaaGCTTTGACCATAGCAAAGCACACGATTTTCACCGATTATCATCCATCCAAAAATCTTACAAATACTTAGAGCAGGGCTGTGCTGGGCCTGGTGTCAGTCCCAAACAGTgaagggcacaagacaggagtATAGCAAGGATGACATTCCAGTTCATTGCCAGCCATGTACAAtgtgaatttattattattatgataattatttttattattattatgagaaCTGCAATGATTAAACTGCCAACGTACTGCCACTTTGTAAATTAAAGTGTTACTGGATGCATCGGGAAAATTGCTTTTTCACCCACATGGGGTTTTTAAGTGTAAAATGATATTAAAATTCTTTGAAGAATTGTGCAACAAACAGGATGGTGACCACGCACCAATGCAAATtacagacagcaggaaacagaCAAAGATGGTCAGAAAGGCCTATATACACTCTCCAGTCTGTATAAGTTAATGCTACATACAAGCTGATGTTTTACAAGGCACTGTACAGCCTAGCTGCTGTATATTTGACTGGTGTCATTCGTTGGGTCAGGGATCTGTGGCCATGTCCagatggttgtgggttcaaatcctgtatCCTTTGAGCAAGGTCCTAAACCTGAACTGCTCCAGATGCTCACTGACCCCAAGGTCTCATCACTTGTACATCATTTTACACAAACAACTCTGATGAGTATAATGGTTCGTGTGCAATCCTGACAGATAATTTATCCTTGCAGTACTTAAGCGTCTCTAACTGTTTATATCATTCCCTAAATACCTCTACACGTGCATGGgatcaaagcaaaaaaaaataataataatcacaatGCAACCCAGTACTGCATGGTGCATAATTCATGTCTGTTTTTAAAAGTAACTTTAAACTGACAAACCCATAGAAGTCTTTAGAAGTGTTTTACTTCTGCTTATTTATTCTGCTCAGAATCTAGGCATTAATcttgtgaccctccagcacaaaaccgtaCGGAAGTCGCCACCGATCGACTGCCAGAGGAACTCTAAACTAATGCAGATGCTCTTTTCCGCCGTGTTCTGTCATTCTCCATATAACGAACGTAATTATATTTCTTTCGATAGCTATTCAATGTAATCCTGTGTACCCGGGCACGGTAGAATCGCTCGGGAAAATATGAACATCTCATAAAATTATAGACTGAAATTATCACATCaacaaaacagattttttttttagatttcatATTGCTTGGGCTTTTTTataaatagcaaaaaaaatctttgcaaaataattttaaaatggcTTGTGCAAAAGACCATAAAAAGCAGAACATCACAATGATGCGGCAGGAACAAGGAACAAGAAAAGCAATCTTCCTTTCTCCGTAATATGAGGTAATCAATCTCTTCAATGCAGTTCATGGAAACTTAAACAGCTAAGCTGCAGACCAAGGAACAAGTATGTCAGTATTTTAGTAATCTTACTCGATGATCTTAAGCACTGTTGTTGCATCTTCATTCACAAACAGTAGACTCTGCAAACATATTTCCTTTAAAGTAAATGCAGTGAATGAGTGAAGGCGAcaaattcagaattttgaatGATTCTTAAGTTCAGCCGGCACAACACATGCCGTGTACAAAATTTACATCGTACCATATAGCACCAGGTATGAATGTTTTAACGAGTAAATAAATGTGCATCGATTTCAACCCTGTCACTGAATAGATAAAAGCCATGCAAAAAACAGTACACAAAAATACGAATtagaattattaataataataataataataaaaataataataataatggaatatataatagAATTATTATAGCAGCTCATTAATGTGCGCCGAAATGgtagttcatattactgtcatTCATTTACGTAAACGAATTGGAAAGCAATAATGTCTTTCCAAATAAATAAGAGAATGGGGGGGGAGCtttaagaaagaaagaaaaaaaagctgaCACCTGCGCATGCTCAGCCCTTCATCCGCATTCAGAACGATTGTCCTATTTGGAAACGCCGCCGAATTTTACGTGAAACATTACAATGCGCATGAGATTATACCGATGCAAAAGGGTTGAAACGGGTAGCAGGTGTCTTGAGAAGGGCCTCTGTTTTTGCAATTAGCATGAAAAGAACATCTCATCTAGACACAAGGCAAGTTAGCTTAGCTGCATGCAAATCCAACTTTCTGCACAGACGAACGCTCTCATGCAGCACATACAACCCGCACCAAATTAACCTTCACTAGGGTCAAATATATTGCTTATATGCGGTAAACTCTATTTCTTTAAATTTACCTTACAGTCACTTAGCTGGTGAACTTGAGATGCGGCTTGACATCACCGTAAAGGTAACATTGAAGGCAAGGGGAAGGGAGGGTTTGAAAGGCACGTACCTTGCAGTTACTGTTCTTGTATTGGCCTATTGAAAGCTCAGTCAATTTCGCAAACGTGATTTCAGGCCAGTTGCTGCATGGAAGAGGGTGGGATATGATGTCGCCGTGTGCGTATGTTTCGTCAGCGGGGACTGAAAGCTGCTTTCATCTGTTTTTCGTCTGCAATTAACATATGAATTAATTTGAGAATATTAAGAGCAATAAGACTCAGGTCAGAAATAAGAGAAGCAAAGCGTTCAAAACatataaaatgtaattattatttttatttttgcgcTCATGAAGTAATTCCACTGTGTTTACTTAGCATTTGCATTTGTATGAAGGTATTTGTCCCCTCGGGACTTGCCGTATCAAGAAGGGAATGCGTGCGCTTCAGTTGAACTGGAGAAAGTGAAACTGAGACTACAAACTGTGTTTGATGTAGAATTGGATCGATACCGAAATTTTGACTAAAATTTCAGTTTCGGTACCTTAGTATAAGAAACCAAATAGATATTAAATTGGTACTGTTAAACATTTCCATTAAATATTATATTGCTTTGAAATAAACAGGCCTATTTATCAATTCAGTCAACAGCAATAGCTGATAATGCAGTTTTAACATTATCAGTGAAACATGCATTTATGCATACGGAAGCTCCATTCAATAGTTCTGATATTAATTTAGCTACAGGgcagcatggtgctgcagtagttagccctgttgcctcacacatttGGGACTGGGGTCTCCGCCCTGGCTCCTTGTGTATGGTATGGAGttttgttctccccatgtcatcatgggattTCCTGTGGTCTCTCCTCATCCCATCCTCCCcccagtgaaaaaaaaaacatgctaaggttaaTTGCCAAGTTGCCAAATagcatgtaagtatgaatgatgtgtatgtgtgccctgctgtgagttggtgcctcatccttgtgcccatagcttctggaatAGGGTCCAGAATCTGAATAGGGCAAGTGGGTTTGGCCTCAACTGTTTGTGTTGGTTCATCATTTCCCTTACCCTAGTTTTTGATGTTAAATatcaatatttgaaaaattataGAATCATAGTGTTTTAAATTTTTGGTATTGCTATACGATAATGATACCAGTATATTACACAACTTTTTTCTTTTGGTGGCTTAATTCTAGTCACTTCATATAAATTCAATATGGTTTTGgttccccctttgcagctataacagctcccactcttctgagaaggttttggATTTTAGAGTGTCTGtgagaatttttgcccattgatCCAGAAGAGTATTTGTGAGCTCTGACAGTGTTGCACATGAATGCCTGGCTTACAATCTCCATTCTAATTGAGGTTGGGATCAGAGCTTTGTGTggaccagtcaagttcttccacaccaaactcacgaAACGAtgcctttatggaccttgctttgtgcactggggcacagtc
The sequence above is a segment of the Brienomyrus brachyistius isolate T26 chromosome 5, BBRACH_0.4, whole genome shotgun sequence genome. Coding sequences within it:
- the LOC125743011 gene encoding glycogen [starch] synthase, muscle-like — its product is MPLSRSISVTSLSGLDDWTEELDLEDAVLFEIAWEVANKVGGIYTVIQTKARLTAEEWGENYFLVGPYMESNVRTQVELIEPPSHVVKRTIDNMNSAGCKVHFGRWLIEGSPYVVLIDVGFTAWSLDRWKSELWDSCGIGMPWFDREANDAVLFGFLTAWFLGEFAAQCDKPPHILAHFHEWLAGLGLVLCRQRQLPVATIFTTHATLLGRYLCAANVDFYNNLSNFNVDKEAGDRQIYHRYCLERAAAHCAHIFTTVSQITAIEAEHLLKRKPDVVTPNGLNVKKFSATHEFQNLHAHSKARIQEFVRGHFYGQLDFNLDKSVFLFIAGRYEFCNKGADIFLEALARLNYLLRVKNSDVTVIAFFIMPARTNNFNVESLKGQAVRKQLWDTAQTVKEKFGKKLYESLLVGQLPDVSKMLDKEDFTMMKRAIFSTQRQCQPPICTHNMLDDGSDPILNSLRRIGLFNSSADRVKVIFHPEFLSSTSPLLPMDYEEFVRGCHLGVFPSYYEPWGYTPAECTVMGIPSISTNLSGFGCFMEEHIADPSAYGVYILDRRYRSVDESCNQLTSFLLQFCQQSRRQRIIQRNRTERLSDLLDWRYLGRYYISARYTALTKAFPDTYCYEPQDPGSKKGFSYPRPASIPPSPALSRHSSPHHSDDDDRERYDEDLEAEKDRLNFRQPSSLHPCNKNASESIPTSDGSSGASSITSTPSTITSPPSSLSSETN